The genomic DNA TTTGAATGTCTTCAAACAGCAGtcatgtgtccatatgaacagttcatactgactattaaaagatcctctttaaatgtgttttcaatgtatgTAATGGAGGTTAAAATCAGTGTTTCCAGTCATTGCATTTAAaagtgagggagaaggagtagatgtcatttcaaGTGGTAATAGTACAGTAATATAGTTATAGTAGTCATACTAATAGTTTATTTCTTGATTGTGTCACCTTGttattaatatgaaaaatgttgataattgttgtattttaatgaataatataaatatgaccatattttcttttcttcacagtcAACGGTGGTCCCGGACCTGGTAAGCATCTTTCATTTACTGATtgaaagctgcagcacacaggTTCATACTTTTCACTTTCATCAGTTATatcagtttgttgttgtgtttgctgttttccTGCCAACCTAATCCTTTTAGTTAGTCCTGCTCAGACTGGAAACTCTGTACATGAActgggggcggctgtggctcaggaggtagagcagtcgtcctccaattggtggttcgattcccggctcctccagtctacatgtcgatgtgtccttgggcaagacacttaaccccaaattgctcccgttgctgtgccaacggtgtatgaatgtttgTAAATGGTTAGCtccccctgatgtgcaggttggcaccctgcatggtagctcctgccatcagtgtatgaatgtgtgtgaatggggtgaattaGATgttagtgtaaagtgctttgagtggtcgtaaagactagaaagaaGCTATATAAGtaaagtccatttaccatttacttgATAATAGTTCAACTGATTTTATGTATTCACAGGTACAGCAGTTGTTGCTGCTCCCTTCagtaagtgttttatttttcttctatggattcttttaaagtttgaaatgttaaatgtatttgtgctgaagatgtttataatgttacaaCAATGACTCAGAGGGAGGCAGCATGATGGAGGAATCCCAAATGTCTGGATGAaccaaataaactttattaaagctacccttacctttgttacatttttacacatgtttttgtttaggttaaaatgttattaataaggtaatggctctaaaatgttagagagatccaccaggcatagaaactcatcattattccattctcattatattctgtgaaaactctgaccaatcatatcattcggtccgaaaGATATGATTGGTGCGGTGGGGAGTGCGGGGCTGGGACATAGGGGTGAggtgttgttgctgttcaagttttttttcaaagtgctgtgtgaaatgcaagaaaggtaagagtagctttaataaattaaagtttgcaaaaacaaaaaagctgagaCAAAGGTGGAGGTAATGTCTGTAAACACAGTAAGAATATACTGTAGGCTTATAGACCAAAAaccaaaccaaccaaccagaGACCAAACAATCCTgattattaaaactatcaaaGTAAAGATGTTATGACAGAAAAAGCTCTACTTTATCAGACACATTGACTCATATtaaaactgtcagaaaaatcAAACCATAAATTAAGTCACTTTTGTCTGTAAACTCTGAATTATGAACTTCATGCTGTCCTCAGTTAAAGAATGGATGTGTAAATATTGAATTTGAATAAGTCCAGCTGTTTATTAGTTATATTAATGTTGTCTTTATTTACAGACCCTGCTCAGCCAGCTGCAGTCTTCAATATCAAAGGTAActactttctttcttcccaTCAGAAAAACAGTTACTGAGTCTTTTAAGGGATAGTCCACAGTTAAGTCCGTTCTGTCTGTAAATTATTTTAAGTCCAGCTGTtagttatattaatgttttctttatttacagaCGGTGCAGTCATCAACATCCACAGTAactactttctttttctcccatcaGAAAAAACAGTCTTTAAAGGATAGTTCACAATGTTTAAGTGTCTTCAAACAGCAGTCATGTTTCCATATGAAcagttcatactgactattaaaagatcctcttaaaatgtgttttcaataaaaGTGATGGAGGTTAAAATCAGTGTTTACAGTCATTTAGtgcaaatatgtatttaaaagtgagggagaaggagtagattCTATTTCTaggattttaaaatggaaattatACTTTAGTCCATTGTCTATAGTGTTTCATGAACAAATAGAATGAAAACTTTCATAAAACTTGTAGTTTTTGGTTCTTCCTGTATGTTCAGGAGTCAGTCGTTCTTTGATTTGTTTGTCAGATCTTCATCAGTTATGATACTTTAGGAAACATAACTCAAATTTTATAAGGTTCATAAGAtggatttcatgttttcatcataGCTTTGAGCTTTTTGACAGACCCCTGAATATTATAACATGATACAGAAAATAACATCATACATTAAAGCAATTATATGCTGTAGTCaatgacatcttcaaattttAATTAGTCCAACTTTTTATGAGTTATATTAATGTTGTCTTTATTTACAGCATGTCTTCAGCCAGCTGCAGCCAACAATGTCAAAGGTAACTACTTTCCTTCTTTACCATAAGAAAAACTGTTAATGAGTCTTTAAAGGATAGTTCACAATTTTTACGTGTCAAAACAGCAGTCATGTTTCCATATGAAcagttcatactgactattaaaagatcctcttcaaatgtgttgcacaaaaatgcatttaaaagtgagggagaaggagtacatgccttttcttttaaagtggTTATTATATTTTTGGTGTTTATTTTTAAGTCTTAATGTTTCCGTCTGTATGTTAATGAGTCACTCGTTCATTTGTTTGTGAGATCTTCATCAATTATGATGTATTTGGGAAACACAACCCTCAAACTACAGAAGATTCAAAAGATGGAATTCATGATTTCATCATAGCTTTGAGAGGTTTTTGGAAAAAAATGGACCAGGGTCGAGTGCTGATTTTCTATCatttctccctcacacacatgTTGTTGACAGACCTGAGAATATTATAAcatgatataaaacattaatattatatagtaaaGTAGATCATAatctttaagtgtgtgtgtgtgtgtgtgtgtgtgtgtgtgtgtgtgtgtgtgtgtgtgtgtgtgtgtgtgtgtgtgtcaatgatCCCAGAAGTCCCCAATGATGAAGATGTGGCCAAACCTCTCCTGGATgatgagaagaaaaatacagGTAAAAGTTTTCTTCTTGGCAGACATGATGTTAGCTGCTGAGCTACATGACTTTGTACAGATTCTGATGTGCAGTGTTACATAATGAAATACTGTATTAATAACcagatgttttattcttgattGTCTCACCTTGTTATTAATATGAAAAAGGTTGataattgttatatttaaatgaataatataaatatgaccAAAGTCTGACCCAGCATGAGAGCATAAATACTTTTACTATTtattaaaaatctaatcattatGTTTTAGTGGactttaaaataattactaATTAGAtcacatggagaaaaaaaaaaagagtgcatATTGTCCAAATCTACACTCACTAACATGAGTATATTAAAAGATGATGAGAGTGATGTTAGGAGATGCTGGtgttaatgatgttaatgaTGTGATAGgaaaccataaaaacatttagttAATATCTGAAACTAATTTactatttatcatcattttaaacataaagaaGATTTTCCTCTGCAGACATTGACTCAGGTCCTGATTCTTAACAGTATTTTGAAGCATTTTGTCTTTAGTTTCTGTTCTACTCTCAGTGATTAAATCAATTAGAAGAAGTCAGAAAGCACAGATTGGATATAAGCAGTTATTACAGACCttgatgctttttcttttcttcacaggGTCCAAGGTGTCTGTGAGCCGCAGGGATTCTGGTCTATCTGCTGTATCTGGTAAATATCTTCTgttgattattatttaatattaggATTCTGCTTTTACAACCTCAAGTGGCAGCAAGATATAAAGTAAAGGTTTAAAAACTCTACATAGTATCTTCATGGCTATATATTACTAGAGGTAGAAAATACCACAAATCCATCTTAGCCACACAAGATATGTAGAAAAGCAGCATTAGTATGTTTATTGACAGTAACACATCTGTTCATTCTTGCAGTCAACAGCTCAGCCAGCAGCTCAGCCAACAGCTCCAACAGCTCCAATTAGCCTTTCCTTAATTAACAACCTGAAGTCTGAGAGAAACCAGCTCACCAGGAAAAAAATGATTCTGGAGTAGCACTGGGAAGGAGATATAAAGTAAAAAGTGGAATATGAAAAATCAGAATAGACACTGAAAtgacagataaaacacaaaaacaagaaaaacaagaactttttctgtttaattaaGCTCAAGAATGTCTCCACTGCTTCTTTAAAGTGATTTCAAAGTTACATACAGTGAGACAGCTGGTTCAGGAAAAGTGTACCATTTAAtctgattgatgatgatgatgatgataacagtgGCAGTAAAAACACACTGCTCTGTGGTCGTAATGTGTCAGCAGTGATCCTAAAGTACGGCGATTTGATTTGAACTTTAGTAAGTGTGATAGTTTGAGGAGTCCTGATTAATCTGGAATAATATTCagacttcacacattctttattTGCAGCGTTCTTCTTACTTTGCTTGCCTGAAATGTGTGATAAAATCCTTCATGCCTCTTTAAGCTGAATCTCAAAGTCACTGTTAAAGAAATGCTTTTCCTTCATATTACTGAGGAGACTATTTTGGTTGGGGGGAAGACTTGTGGAACGTCATGTGGAGACTCAGGAAGGAGATTAGAAAAGTGTGAACTGTAAGAAACTAAACAAATGTGATGTTTAACGTTAAGTTTAGTGATCATTAATCACAGCTACACTCCTCAAGCAAATGTTAAATGCTACAATAGATCTATGCAGAATGATAAGAATAAGTTTCTTctttatgatgtttttacttttatgaagtGTTTTTACTTTGTGATGAATCTGTGGATATCATGTTTCAAACAAAATTATCTTGACGAGAATTAGTAACGGTTAGATGTGACAGATCATGAAATGAAGTCAGAATTATGAGATATtgagcaaaaaataaatgttactgaATTTAGTAATAGAACTTGTAAATATTGCACTCAAGACATGTTTATGGTGTCTGATTGGACCTTTGACTAACCTCCAAATGCTGCCTTAAATGGTTGGAAATAATTATAGAAATACTTACAAACAATAAATACTTAGTGTACTGTAGAAGATGATTGTATTAAACAGGctacagtttaaaaacaaagatataATCAATGAAGTGCTGAACTGAATAAAAGTTGTGTTAGCTGACTTAAAAAGAAGTCATTAATGTATTTCTACACCATTGAGTGATAAGCAGagataatttaaaataaacagtatgAATTGTCAGTGATTTTAGTtgtaaatacttttttcattttaattgcatttataaaaaagcATTGTCAATCACCACTCGACTTTATGTCAAAAAAGATTTAATaagataaaacatgtttgatcaCTTTTTAAATCCTGTATTAAATGAAAGCAAATTCATTCATGCAAATCAGGTTTAAATAGATGATCTCATCGGTTCCTGATTGGTTTTCtaaatacaaacattattaatgaGATATTTgctttattcacatttaatatatattatgcttttatacatttttatactgtgcgattttaaagccttttaaaCTCTGTTGTGAATGTATTGTAATCAAATggatatattttctttttagtagTATCAGTGGTAGAAAGTCTATTACTAATGATATCATACTGTTTTTTGAAAATATACtgaaatatttctattaaaCAAATTATCAGTTTGTCAAATTGCACTAAGTCTTATAATCTCTGTCACTGTggatgtgaaataaaaatattaatttgatcGATAACATTGTCAGACTATAGCGACTAATATcattaacatattaacatgTTAGAAACATTTGTcataattttttcattttaatgttaatttaagaAAGACGTCACAtttaaaattgatatttttgaattacttCTTAACAACTGGTGAAATGGTTTTCTGTCTGATGTTAACATGTTATTGATATTctatttttgttaaaaatggttaatattaaaaaagtttgtcaatacatttttcactgtaaaaaTAATGTTAACAATTTAGGAAAGatttaaattgatatttttgAAGTATTTCTTAAAAACTGGTGAAACGGTTTTATTCAGTGTGATGTTACCATGTTGTTGATATTAGATTTTTTCTGTAATGcatgtttaatcttttttttactcatacAATATATCCTTTTTGCGATTGCTCATATTTTTAtgcttaaataaatacatttctgatcaaATCTTTGTTGATATGAAGTGGTGTTTTATTGGCTGTCCCGCAGTAGAGATATTAGAGTTTTGTGATGCAATAAGActctaaatataaaaactacacaaaaacaGGTCAACCTTAAATAGGTGAGCATTGTCTCTACACTCTATATTAgagtctattattattatatattatataatatacattaaatatCTTGTATATCTTGTCTATATAATGTAATGCATTATTATATTGATATGTAGGTCTAAATGTAAGAGTAATATAAAAGCAACTATAACGATATGTTACACTAtgcatttatataataatatgaagCATAGTGTATTATGTAATATAGTATAACAATATAGTATAGttaagtataatataataaacattataacaacatatagtaCACATTTTGAAAGAAGGCAAAGTAACAATTAACGATTCCTGACAAACCTTCCTGAAAACAACATGGTAATTTACAACTAATCATGAATCAgttctgtataaaaaaaatctcaatttaaatcaaataaatataaataaatcattcatttattattcatacaTTGATGAGACATTTATACATGTGGATGGATCcttgaaataaaataacagttcttcccattgactgtatataaatatgtatgtaaagtCAATGGGTCTTACAGTTCCTCTTTTggttgttaaacattaaaatgcagcACTACTGCCATCGTGTGGTCAGAAGATGGTAGCGCACCAAAACAGCTAAAACAGtaaatattggatttacattcaacaggtggacagaaacatgactccaaacgAATGAATGAGTGAGAGTATCGGTGCAACAGTCCGTTTCAAACAAAGCTGAACATTTTAATAAGTTCTCGGAGGATCAGATcagtaaaacattattttctgatttttttcaccGCCTGATTTGGTGTGAATACGGCCTTATCAAGCCCGTGAATCAAGATGGTTACTGTGTGAaacttttttccaaaaaaaaccccaaaaaatagCTTCACCAGAATACTGACATGCACATTTCATCTTTCAGTTGAAGGGAGATAACGGCTCCGTGGATTCACACACGCATAATGTTACAAGGAGAAAACTATTTAAGAGCTCGGCTATTAATTTGAGATTAATTCCTTCTATTTTTGTCCTAATTCATGACACAATACTGTATCTGGTTGCTAAAAACTGTCACTATGCTGACGTTTAGGCCACACTTCACCTTTTATCTTAGGTTGCCAGTCTACCTTAAtataaccttttaaaaaagcacTGCAGCGAAAGCTAAAGGCTGGAAACAGCAGGGAGAGATAGAGCACTGTTAGCgctaataaaaacaaacataatgacCAAACCATACGAAACAAGGGTCCAGATATTTTCAGACAGGGTAGCTAATGTCTCAGAGTTACTATGATTAAATTAACACTACACCAAATGTCTGTTATGAGCTAAACTTAGCGCGCGTAAACCTGCCGTTATTAGCCGTTAGCCGTTATCTCTGTAGCAAACTCCTCACTTCagctacaaaaacaaacaaatgacaacAGCACTTAAAACTAACACTGTTTGATCCGTGTGGTTAAATAATATTGACTACATATCGAAAAAGTAATTCTTAATTGACAACATTTGACATATTAACACTTACCGTTACTGAGCCAGTGGGAGACTTCAGAGTGTAGCTCGAAGTGCAACGGCAGCTTCCTTTGTTTTGgtaatttcacaataaaatcccGAATACGTTATGATATTGTAGAACTTCACAGTAAAAGCATGTGAAGTGATAATACATCTTGTGAGatccaggcggggagttacGGTCCTCTGAAacgatgccaacgcggaagtaacttaaaactgcattctatcaaaaggccaccagggggccaccgttttggtgtcaaaaggacttccgtctctatacaagtcaatggagaattcaccaacttctcacttgatttctaacctcagtaaacgttttcgaAATGTTTGTATGGTcccaatcgctagtttaaagccttcttcaatgcagtatgatgttcatttgtgaaattcatgcacctgaaattttcaagatggcgctgtccagatccgaaactattcacttccaagcagcagtccacaaaccaatgggtgacgtcacggatgttacgtccattttatatacagtctatggtgagATCCCAGAAATAATTTACAGTGTGGTCATATCCATCATCTATTAACTGGTCAAACTGTGATGGTACACTTTACCTTTTATACTTGTTTTGGTTAGATGatgatagaatagaatagaagtttattgtccaccatggtggaaaattgtctttggcttACCAATAACTGACATAAAGTTTACAGAAATTACATAAGATTCAAAGAAtccataaataaaatacatacatatgtcaagtataaaatataagtgcatttcatttcatgtgtgCCAATTTGTgttgttaaaaaacaacttgattgtctttttaaattattataattattgttactATTATTGATATATAAATGTGTCACCATCACAAGAAAATGGTGAACTAATCGTATctcatatataaaataaaataatatgtataaaatTATAAATTTTCGTATATTACATTGCTCCTAGTGGGGTGACTGGATCATGGGCATTGCGGCAGTCCATGTAAGTTCTCTAAAAAATTAattcattccttttttcttaACTTGCTTGTTCTTCCTCATTGGAAACAGGCACTATTATCAGCCTTGCCTTGCTTTTGCTGACAAATCAATCCTGAATATCCAACCAGCTTGACCATTTTACCAGCTGGGCTAGCAAGACCAGTCTGACCAGCTTGTCTAGCCTGGTAAACCAGCTAAAACAGCTTAAACCAGCTACCATCTTAAGCTGgtttaagctgtttttttcagCAGGGTATGTAGAAAAACAACCTCTGTAAgcattatattataaatgatatGACATTACTGGATTGTGAATACTGAGGCATtaatgtgtattattattattatcttatttttatttttccagcatTCCAGCTAAAATGCCTGACAGTTTCCTGAAAACAACGATGTCATTTATGAGTAATAATGAAGGAATAGTGAACATCTTAATATCAAAATTTAAAcccaataaatatgaattaattatgtatgtatgtttggaAACTTAAAACACAGCCTTAGTTTACACTGTTTACCACTGACTGTACATTAgctctggtatattaccacttaataccaatattactcttgtaaataatgtaaataatgtcacgattatTTGTATgacatatttttactattattgttcttattgtttttgtacttaatatttattgttctttattcttttcttattgctgctctttatagtctattttactgtccactcgctgctgtaacaatgcaaatgtccccattgtgggactaataaaggaatatcttaatTTATCTTAAATACAGTCAATGGGTCTAACAGTCCCTCTTCTGcttgttaaacattaaaatgctgtatGCTGCCATCATGTGGTCGGGAGATGGTAGAGCacaaaaacagctaaaagagaGTAAATATGATAACTTACATTTACATGGGGGACAGGTGGTGGCAGATAGATAAGAGAAGCTGAAAGCAGTTTGTCACCACGGAGTCATAACAGGTCAAACACTCTGATGAAACGGAGTTTTAGAAACGTTAATGGAGACGTTAAAGATGTATCTCATCACGGTTTTCGTCCTTTTGGGGACAGGACTGACAGTAAACAGCGGTAAGagagagtttttttgttttttcatgttttgttgttgttgttgtttttgttttttacattaatgcGACCCTGGTTAAAAGCGAAAGTAAAATAGTCTGTTGTGATGTCTTTGTAATGATCAGGTTTCTGTTGATTATTTGAGTTTAACTTCGTATAGACTGGTAGTTTACATTTAAACAGATATGAGAACATTAATTAACtattagaacatttttattaacttatcgtctgtgtgtgtaacatgtcAGTGATGTGCATCTATGTATAAAACGAACATGGTGGTTAGACTTGAATGTGGACACTAGttggattatttttctgtttcaaatacttaaaaaaacaataaacaacaacaaaccaaacaacaagGACATCATCATACCTATAAGtaatcattattttgattatagATTGACCTGCAAACtcaaataattttcttttttagtgaTACGTTGGCAAAAAAATGCCCAACTCATGTTTTCATAAGCTCAAGGTGATGTTCTCAAATAGTTGGTTTTGTCCAACAAACATTCCAACACCTAACAACTAAAGGTGTAAAACCTTAAGAATTGGCCCATGAACAAACTGAGCTGTacttaaataaaatagatttcTTGGAGGCTGTGTGTACATCATCATAACTGTAAATGATAATTATTGGAATTATAAATTAACCTGccgattattttcttgatgacTCAAATAAAtacttattatttttcttttagtattatattaaaaaataccaatctacattttcaaaaagctCAAGAAATGTTCTCAACGTGATggtcaacagtccaaaaccctaaaaacaaaaggaagaatTTACTGatacataaaagaaagaaaagggatcAGATAACTGCAGGAAGTTTGACCTTACCCCAAGATACCCcaagagaaaacagagacaatTAGCTAGTTATTAATACCTGATACCCCCCCCAAGTCAGATCTGTTGGAGTTTATCTGCCTTGTCTGTAAacatgtctgtctttctctctctgtgactcTCAGAGATTCACTCCCTCACGTACATCTACACCGGCTTCTCCAAACCTGTCGGACTTCCGGGCATCCATGAGTTCACAGCTATGGGTCAGCTGGATGGCAGGATGATCGACTACTATGACAGTGATGACCAGAAAAAAGTTCCCAAGCAGGACTGGATGAAGGAGCGACTTCCTGCAGACTACTGGGACAAAGGCACACAGTCCCGCCAAAGCAAGCAGCAGTGGTTCAATGTCAACATCAACATCCTGAAGAACCGAATGAATCAGACCGACCATGGTAAGATCCATGAAATGTGTCAGTCTGGGAACACTTTTTGATGAGTCAGATAAATTGTGATAAGATGATAATAGATACATTCTCAGcaaaactgttttaattgtaattactaattacatttttccatgtcctcattttttgtcatttatttcactgtcaCTCCTCTTTAGATCGCCATGTTCTTCAGTGGATGCACGGCTGTGAGGGTGAAACAAGGCCTGATGGCACATTAAAGTTTGTCCGTGGCGTAGACATGTACAACTATGACGGACGAGACTTCCTGTCCTTTGATGACGCCCACTCAGTGTGGGTTGCTGCCGCTGATATAGCAGTCCAGACCAAGAGAAAGTGGGATGAAGTCCAGGTCCTAAAAGAATACACCAAAGGCTACCTGGAGAACGAGTGTATCGATTGGTTGAGCAAGTTCATGACATACGgggaaaaacagctgaaagctGCCTGTATGTAtgacagaaaatattttctgtatttatatatcAATCATTACTAGATATGATagaaattactttatttatagaaggattattatttattaaaatatcttaCGTGAAATCAACTAGTCTGGAATATATTGGTTTTCACACAacatttgcttgtttgttttcctgaaTTGCAGTATTCGTTATGGAATAATTAGTTCAGATGTGGCAACATTTCCCATCAACAAACAGCAGTTCACCGGAATTGGGGTTCAATAATATTTAATTGACTTTGAATCATTTTGGATCTACTTACGTTGAGATTTCAACTTTTTAAcgtaaaattaaaaataacaaatgcaaaaacacttCAGCTTCAGTTCCATTttacaacaaacagaaaatatcaaatattgaTTGACTAtgtatttgacacatttaaataactgaTGTAACCTTCTTGTTTTTCATGAGCTACTTGTTTCAAATACTGGAAGTGCTGAGTCAGTACTATTAAGTTGATTatcttaaataattaatatgatATAAATTAAAGTCTGAGCAGGAGATTTTGACAACTGAAGCTGATTTAACTGTTAATATGTCAAGTTACTGAAGGCTTTAACATTCATTAGTTACAGCTTATAGCTGCAGACATACAGTGTCAGCTACAGTATAAATTGTAAGTAAGAAGTCTGTTCCCTGTCTGCTGTGTATAGTGTTCTTTTCTAATAAAAAAGTTCAGTCCTGTAGTTCAGCAAATCCAGGTACTTTGCCAACATGGAACCAAATACAAAAGAGAACCAGCTATTAGAACCAAACCTTCATAAACACCATATTCAATAACTACCATGATCTTCAAATCTCAGAAAACAGTTTGGAAAAAGaccaaaaatatttgtattttctaagTCTCAGTATGTCTGACAATGTTATACTTTAATTATAATTGAAGGCATAAATCACTATTTgttgtagtagttgtagtaatacattttgtaagttcgattttattatgaaaatggTATAAATATTATCACATATGGTTTAAAACATATGCATTATGGCCACCATGCAAACATTAACTAACCTAACGTTTTCTCTTTCCAGCTCCACCAGATGTGCACGTTTTTGCTAAGAACACCAGAATTGAGTCAAACCTCATGTTGACCTGCCTGGCCACAGGTTTCTACCCAAAAGACATCATCCTTAACATCAGAAGGAACGGCCGCATTCTGACTAAAGAGGACGGGTTGATCTCCTCAGGCGTTCGACCAAATGAAGACGACACCTTCCAGAGAAGAGACAGTGTGGAGATTTTAAAGAGTGACATCGCTTCATTCACATGTGAAGTCATTCACAGAGCATCTGGTGTATCTGTTAAGAAGGATTTGGGTAAGAAACTTTCTTATTTCAGTTTACAGTTTGTCACAGTGCAACAAAGTTGATTGGGGCAAAAATGCAAACAGTCAGATGATCAGACAGTTTATAACCAAACCAAACATCAGAAAATGAGATCCAAGTTGTAttaaatcagtctttatttaatcagttatGTGTCATATTGGAGCA from Scomber scombrus chromosome 16, fScoSco1.1, whole genome shotgun sequence includes the following:
- the LOC133996001 gene encoding H-2 class I histocompatibility antigen, Q10 alpha chain-like isoform X1 — protein: METLKMYLITVFVLLGTGLTVNSEIHSLTYIYTGFSKPVGLPGIHEFTAMGQLDGRMIDYYDSDDQKKVPKQDWMKERLPADYWDKGTQSRQSKQQWFNVNINILKNRMNQTDHDRHVLQWMHGCEGETRPDGTLKFVRGVDMYNYDGRDFLSFDDAHSVWVAAADIAVQTKRKWDEVQVLKEYTKGYLENECIDWLSKFMTYGEKQLKAASPPDVHVFAKNTRIESNLMLTCLATGFYPKDIILNIRRNGRILTKEDGLISSGVRPNEDDTFQRRDSVEILKSDIASFTCEVIHRASGVSVKKDLDHKVDGGVNMGMNVGAIGGLLVVVVLVAVTLVVLKKKEIFDPAPPVTVITVKESKESLNSGDSGLSAGSDNGSSNSSSGSSNGSDKPLLDKQFRT
- the LOC133996001 gene encoding H-2 class I histocompatibility antigen, Q10 alpha chain-like isoform X3, with the translated sequence MYLITVLVLLGTGLTVNSEIHSLTYIYTGFSKPVGLPGIHEFTAMGQLDGRMIDYYDSDDQKKVPKQDWMKERLPADYWDKGTQSRQSKQQWFNVNINILKNRMNQTDHDRHVLQWMHGCEGETRPDGTLKFVRGVDMYNYDGRDFLSFDDAHSVWVAAADIAVQTKRKWDEVQVLKEYTKGYLENECIDWLSKFMTYGEKQLKAASPPDVHVFAKNTRIESNLMLTCLATGFYPKDIILNIRRNGRILTKEDGLISSGVRPNEDDTFQRRDSVEILKSDIASFTCEVIHRASGVSVKKDLDHKVDGGVNMGMNVGAIGGLLVVVVLVAVTLVVLKKKEIFDPAPPVTVITVKESKESLNSGDSGLSAGSDNGSSNSSSGSSNGSDKPLLDKQFRT